Proteins encoded within one genomic window of Rhodoflexus caldus:
- a CDS encoding WbqC family protein, with protein MQPDAIIDLHYLPSINFFAYLTNKKNILVEVQSRYEKQTCRNRCYLLGANQVQRLSIPVVKPAPQQTYAEIRIDYRERWQDIHWRTIYSAYGKAPYFEHYAEDFRRIIYTGEEYLVPFNLKLLTLCLDFLKLPVNISATTAYVADYGNGCSDMRGRISCIPTDNTDKAGYVQLFGQSFVYNLSVLDLLFCEGPQSIFYLQKSRFEQR; from the coding sequence ATGCAGCCCGATGCAATAATTGACCTACACTATTTACCAAGTATCAATTTTTTTGCTTATTTGACAAACAAAAAGAATATTTTGGTGGAAGTGCAAAGCCGTTATGAAAAGCAAACTTGCAGAAATCGCTGCTACCTGCTGGGAGCCAATCAGGTGCAACGCCTGAGCATCCCCGTAGTTAAGCCTGCCCCTCAGCAAACATACGCTGAAATACGCATAGACTACCGCGAGCGCTGGCAAGACATTCACTGGCGCACTATCTACTCTGCTTACGGCAAAGCACCCTATTTTGAGCACTATGCAGAGGATTTCCGCCGCATCATTTACACAGGCGAGGAATATTTAGTACCGTTTAATTTAAAACTACTGACACTTTGTCTTGATTTCTTAAAATTACCTGTCAATATTTCAGCCACTACTGCTTATGTAGCTGACTATGGCAACGGTTGCAGCGATATGCGCGGGCGCATTTCCTGTATTCCGACCGATAATACTGACAAGGCAGGCTATGTCCAATTGTTTGGTCAAAGTTTTGTTTACAATCTTTCAGTATTAGACCTCCTGTTTTGTGAAGGCCCGCAAAGCATCTTTTATTTGCAAAAAAGCCGCTTTGAGCAGCGGTAA